In Natronoarchaeum philippinense, a single window of DNA contains:
- a CDS encoding endonuclease V, protein MLSVQRPDLLPDPALSREEMEALQREIAAEASFENDLSFDPAAVTDGPLSTPGEGPPLVAGVDQAFLDDRAISAIVVSRGGEIVERVYAVSELSIPYIPGLLSFREGGPIVDAVAELTVEPDLVLFDGSGRIHFREAGLATHMGVVFDVPSVGVAKSLLCGTPTDTTDNLPEGARVPIEADADVTAAAGTVIGHAVQTRQYDSGNRSINPLIVSPGHRVDADTAAALVAALTDGYKLPEPTRRADAYAEEAKSLFDG, encoded by the coding sequence ATGCTCTCAGTCCAACGCCCTGATCTGCTCCCCGATCCCGCGCTCTCCCGCGAGGAGATGGAGGCGCTCCAGCGCGAGATCGCCGCCGAAGCCTCCTTCGAGAACGATCTATCGTTCGACCCCGCGGCGGTCACCGACGGCCCGCTTTCGACGCCCGGCGAGGGGCCGCCGCTGGTTGCCGGCGTCGATCAGGCGTTTCTCGACGACCGGGCGATCAGCGCGATCGTGGTCTCGCGCGGCGGCGAGATCGTCGAGAGAGTCTACGCCGTCTCCGAACTGTCGATTCCTTATATCCCCGGGCTGCTCTCGTTCCGCGAGGGCGGGCCGATCGTCGACGCCGTCGCCGAGTTGACCGTCGAGCCCGATCTCGTGCTGTTCGACGGCAGCGGGCGGATCCACTTCCGCGAGGCCGGGCTCGCCACCCACATGGGCGTCGTCTTCGACGTGCCGAGCGTCGGCGTCGCAAAGAGCTTGCTCTGCGGGACGCCGACGGACACGACCGACAATCTCCCCGAGGGCGCCCGCGTGCCGATCGAGGCCGACGCCGACGTGACCGCTGCGGCGGGGACCGTGATCGGCCACGCCGTCCAGACGCGACAGTACGACTCGGGAAATCGGTCGATCAACCCGCTGATCGTCAGCCCCGGCCACCGCGTCGACGCCGACACCGCCGCGGCGCTCGTCGCCGCGCTGACGGATGGGTACAAACTTCCCGAGCCGACCCGCCGCGCCGACGCCTACGCCGAGGAGGCCAAGTCGCTGTTCGACGGCTGA
- a CDS encoding SDR family oxidoreductase, which translates to MADTESDESVGDDERSGQSVRKTALITGCSSGIGRETALQFLDEEWTVYATARDLDDISDLADAGCETAELDVTDENQCRAVVEQAISETGRIDCLVNNAGYGQLGPIEEVPTEVVSEQFDVNVYGPHRLIRAVLPHMRERRTGTIVNVSSVAGRISYPGNGVYCGSKFALEAMSDALRAEVDPFDIDVVLVEPGPVDTQFENRAVESADEGAERSGAYEWFYDLVEDSQVLGGGGVGAVSAGEVADSILDAATRTAPPARYPVGPVAKYGVFARFLPDAMQDKLYGVVRKLV; encoded by the coding sequence ATGGCAGACACGGAATCCGACGAATCGGTCGGCGACGACGAGCGATCGGGCCAGAGCGTCCGCAAGACCGCCCTGATCACCGGCTGTTCCTCGGGGATCGGCCGCGAGACCGCGCTCCAGTTCCTCGACGAGGAGTGGACGGTCTACGCCACGGCCCGCGATCTCGACGACATCTCGGATCTCGCTGACGCGGGCTGCGAGACGGCCGAACTCGACGTGACCGACGAGAACCAGTGCCGAGCGGTCGTCGAGCAAGCGATCTCCGAGACCGGCCGGATCGACTGTCTGGTCAACAACGCGGGCTACGGCCAGCTCGGCCCGATCGAAGAAGTGCCGACCGAGGTCGTCAGCGAGCAGTTCGACGTGAACGTCTACGGCCCCCACCGGCTGATTCGGGCGGTCCTCCCCCACATGCGCGAGCGCCGGACCGGGACGATCGTCAACGTCTCCAGCGTGGCCGGCCGGATCTCCTACCCCGGAAACGGCGTCTACTGCGGCTCGAAGTTCGCCCTCGAAGCGATGAGCGACGCGCTCCGGGCAGAGGTCGATCCGTTCGATATCGACGTGGTGCTGGTCGAGCCCGGCCCGGTCGACACGCAGTTCGAGAACCGTGCGGTCGAAAGCGCAGACGAGGGCGCCGAGCGCTCGGGCGCCTACGAGTGGTTCTACGATCTAGTCGAAGATTCGCAGGTGCTCGGTGGCGGCGGCGTCGGCGCCGTCTCGGCCGGCGAGGTGGCCGACTCCATTCTCGACGCCGCGACGCGGACGGCGCCACCGGCGCGCTACCCGGTCGGGCCCGTCGCCAAGTACGGCGTCTTCGCTCGATTCCTCCCCGACGCGATGCAGGACAAGCTCTACGGCGTCGTCCGAAAGTTAGTCTAG
- a CDS encoding Mut7-C RNAse domain-containing protein, with protein sequence MKLLLDAMCGGLRAYLRMAGHDAAYALDRDAEADSAVLALADAEDRTVITRDEQLAAAGGGILLTERESVDQLRELAVAGVDLTPDAEPSRCGRCNGRLDAVDQNSGTTELPEYVPDDLPRAGVDAEPDLWHCRDCGQYFWKGSHWARVERTLADVRRATEGE encoded by the coding sequence ATGAAACTCCTTTTGGACGCGATGTGTGGCGGCCTGCGCGCCTATCTCCGGATGGCCGGGCACGACGCCGCGTACGCGCTCGACCGCGACGCCGAGGCAGACAGCGCCGTGCTGGCGCTGGCCGACGCCGAGGATCGGACCGTCATCACGCGCGACGAACAACTGGCCGCCGCCGGCGGCGGCATCCTGCTGACCGAGCGCGAGTCGGTCGACCAACTGCGCGAACTCGCCGTGGCGGGCGTCGACCTGACGCCGGACGCCGAGCCGTCGCGCTGTGGGCGTTGTAACGGCCGGCTCGACGCCGTCGATCAGAATTCCGGTACCACCGAACTGCCCGAGTACGTCCCCGATGACCTGCCACGCGCCGGCGTCGACGCCGAGCCCGATCTCTGGCACTGTCGGGACTGCGGGCAGTACTTCTGGAAGGGAAGCCACTGGGCGCGCGTCGAGCGGACGCTCGCCGACGTGCGACGTGCAACCGAAGGCGAGTAA
- a CDS encoding ArsA family ATPase → MSSLDVEPVESVDEESSAADRSEPDDDSRIDVGTADDLSPDAPEYVLYGGKGGVGKTTMAAATALTSAESGAATLVVSTDPAHSLSDTFETEIAPRPERIRDDVPLWAAEIDPDDAMAETASVFGMGDQSGGAGGADDPFGDGQAGGEAGGPADGPTGGPAGGAGGPLGGLGDLLGGDGPMDALMGGAMPGADEAAAMQLLVEYMDDPRFDRVVVDTAPTGHTLRLLELPEIMDTMVGRMVTIRERIGGMIDGVKGMFGGDAPGDEDGIDDLRELQDRIEKLRGTLRDPSKTDFRVVMVPEEMSVVESQRLVGQLDEFEIPVGTVIVNKVMENLADVTDDVDASQFVSPNLDSCEFCQRRWDVQQDALASAQDLFRGHEIKRVPLFADEVRGEEMLRIVARCLD, encoded by the coding sequence ATGAGTTCACTGGACGTCGAACCCGTCGAGAGCGTGGACGAGGAGTCCTCGGCGGCCGACCGCTCCGAGCCGGACGACGACTCGCGCATCGACGTGGGGACGGCGGATGACCTCTCGCCGGACGCCCCCGAGTACGTCCTCTACGGCGGGAAAGGCGGCGTCGGAAAGACGACGATGGCCGCCGCGACCGCGCTGACCAGCGCCGAGTCCGGCGCGGCGACGCTCGTCGTCTCGACCGACCCGGCCCACTCGCTGTCGGACACGTTCGAGACCGAGATCGCGCCCCGTCCCGAGCGCATCCGCGACGACGTGCCGCTGTGGGCGGCCGAGATCGACCCCGACGACGCCATGGCCGAGACCGCCTCTGTCTTCGGGATGGGCGACCAGTCCGGCGGCGCTGGGGGTGCTGACGACCCCTTCGGAGACGGGCAAGCGGGCGGCGAAGCCGGCGGTCCTGCTGACGGTCCGACGGGAGGGCCGGCCGGCGGCGCCGGCGGCCCGCTCGGCGGGCTGGGCGACCTGCTCGGCGGGGACGGCCCGATGGACGCGCTGATGGGCGGCGCGATGCCGGGCGCCGACGAGGCCGCGGCGATGCAGTTGCTCGTCGAGTACATGGACGACCCGCGGTTCGATCGCGTCGTCGTCGACACGGCGCCGACGGGCCACACCCTACGCCTGCTCGAACTGCCCGAGATCATGGACACGATGGTCGGGCGGATGGTCACCATCCGCGAGCGCATCGGCGGGATGATCGACGGCGTCAAGGGAATGTTCGGCGGCGACGCGCCGGGCGACGAAGACGGGATCGACGACCTCCGGGAGCTACAGGACCGGATCGAGAAACTTCGCGGGACGCTCCGGGACCCATCGAAAACCGACTTCCGCGTCGTGATGGTACCCGAGGAGATGAGCGTCGTCGAGAGCCAGCGCCTCGTCGGCCAGTTAGACGAGTTCGAGATTCCGGTCGGGACCGTCATCGTCAACAAGGTGATGGAGAATCTCGCAGACGTTACCGACGACGTGGACGCCTCGCAGTTCGTCTCGCCGAACCTCGATTCCTGTGAGTTCTGCCAGCGCCGCTGGGACGTCCAACAGGACGCGCTCGCGTCGGCACAGGATCTGTTTCGAGGTCACGAGATCAAGCGCGTCCCGCTGTTTGCCGACGAGGTTCGAGGCGAGGAGATGCTTCGGATCGTCGCTCGCTGTCTAGACTAA
- a CDS encoding ribbon-helix-helix domain-containing protein, translating into MGTRHVNFRLPDELLEKADVAAEVTHKNRTEIVTEALRAYLDTVEDDEAFREAVVELYLDGEIEFSTLKEFVGRQDAEAVRASKTLLDQGDELAEDLADL; encoded by the coding sequence ATGGGAACGAGACACGTCAATTTCCGACTACCGGACGAACTGCTGGAGAAAGCCGATGTCGCCGCCGAGGTGACACACAAGAACCGAACGGAGATCGTCACCGAGGCGCTCCGGGCGTACCTCGATACCGTCGAAGACGACGAGGCGTTCCGCGAGGCCGTCGTCGAACTGTATCTGGACGGCGAGATCGAGTTCTCGACGTTGAAAGAGTTCGTCGGGCGGCAGGACGCCGAAGCCGTGCGGGCCTCGAAGACGCTGCTCGATCAGGGCGACGAGCTGGCCGAGGATCTCGCTGATCTGTAG
- a CDS encoding CPBP family intramembrane glutamic endopeptidase, producing the protein MTDVARTVRHRFESLTWVQRAFIGAAVLLLAYVRWSTPTLSARIVRDLVLLVAGPLALGLLHGRRVGWTVNRTALRDTVLLALFVLPFYVVGSSLPSIRTFYPLWETTLAPGEFLPHAIKLFALALATETYFRGLLCVGVRDIGPKAVFVSPVVYALLHSGKPPIELALSGPTDVLFGAVDYNSGSILPSVVAHGCGLVLLDWLVLRPPVFPPEAVLRWLSWVPIPL; encoded by the coding sequence GTGACAGATGTCGCTCGGACCGTTCGCCATCGGTTCGAATCGCTCACGTGGGTTCAGCGGGCGTTCATCGGCGCCGCAGTGCTTTTGTTAGCCTACGTCCGCTGGTCGACGCCGACGCTGAGCGCTCGCATCGTCCGTGACCTCGTGCTGCTGGTCGCCGGGCCGCTCGCGCTCGGACTGCTACACGGCCGGCGCGTCGGCTGGACCGTCAACCGAACGGCCCTGCGCGACACCGTGTTGCTGGCGCTGTTCGTGCTGCCCTTCTACGTCGTCGGCTCGTCGCTGCCCTCGATCAGGACGTTCTACCCGCTCTGGGAGACGACGCTGGCACCGGGCGAGTTCCTCCCCCACGCCATCAAGCTGTTCGCGCTTGCGCTGGCGACCGAGACGTACTTCAGAGGGCTGCTCTGTGTCGGCGTCCGCGACATCGGCCCCAAAGCGGTGTTCGTCAGCCCCGTCGTCTACGCGCTGTTGCACTCGGGGAAGCCGCCGATCGAACTCGCACTGTCGGGGCCGACTGACGTGCTCTTTGGCGCCGTCGACTACAACAGCGGGTCGATTCTCCCTTCCGTTGTCGCCCACGGCTGCGGGCTGGTGTTGCTCGACTGGCTGGTGCTCCGACCGCCCGTGTTTCCGCCCGAGGCCGTGTTGCGCTGGCTCTCGTGGGTTCCGATTCCGCTCTGA
- the polX gene encoding DNA polymerase/3'-5' exonuclease PolX, translating to MTNDDAVAGALEEMADLLEANDVEYKPRAYRRAAENIRDHPASVTDLAADDPAQLDEIDGVGDAIAEKIVEYVETDTIGELEDLRQELPVEMEALTRVEGVGPKTVGTLYRALGVRTLTDLDRAAREEKIREVSGFGAKTEQNIAENIEFAKSARERELLGDGRPLADALLSHLSEHETVERCEVAGSIRRWKDTVGDVDVLAASEDSEAVVEAFTDWERVEDVIEAGTHKASVRAGGGVRLDLRVVVPDEFGSALQYFTGSKDHNVALRNYALDRDVKLNEYGAFDISEVGDPDADQRVGERIGGTTEESMYEALGLPRMPPEIRQGTGEIEAAAENDLPDLLGEDDVRGDLHTHSDWSDGGYQIEEMIAAAADVGHEYLAVTDHASGPGIFGNTGLDDEELLEQIDAVREVAADHDIEVLTGVETNVDADGELSTGDDVLDELDLVVASPHSALDADGDAGTDRLIAAVEHPAVDVLGHPHGRLLNQRSGLDLDVPDLAAAAADADTALEVNSNPARLDLWGRPVRAAIEAGAPIAIDTDAHSPGEFEHVRYGVHTARRGWAEPADVLNAWSIDDLREFLH from the coding sequence GTGACGAACGACGACGCCGTCGCGGGAGCCCTAGAGGAGATGGCCGACCTGCTGGAGGCCAACGACGTGGAGTACAAGCCCCGCGCGTACCGTCGGGCCGCAGAGAACATCCGCGATCATCCCGCCTCCGTCACCGATCTGGCGGCCGACGACCCCGCTCAGCTCGACGAGATCGACGGCGTCGGCGACGCCATCGCCGAGAAGATCGTCGAGTACGTCGAGACCGACACGATCGGCGAGCTAGAGGACCTGCGTCAAGAGCTTCCCGTCGAGATGGAAGCGCTCACCCGGGTCGAGGGCGTCGGCCCGAAGACCGTCGGGACGCTGTATCGGGCCCTCGGCGTCCGGACGCTCACCGACCTCGACCGGGCGGCCCGCGAGGAGAAGATCCGCGAGGTGTCGGGCTTCGGCGCCAAGACCGAGCAGAACATCGCCGAGAACATCGAGTTCGCAAAGTCGGCCCGCGAGCGCGAACTGCTGGGCGACGGCCGACCGCTCGCGGACGCCTTGCTCTCGCATCTGAGCGAGCACGAGACGGTCGAGCGCTGCGAGGTCGCCGGCTCGATCCGACGCTGGAAGGACACCGTCGGCGACGTGGACGTGCTCGCGGCGAGCGAGGACAGCGAGGCCGTCGTCGAGGCGTTCACCGACTGGGAGCGCGTCGAGGACGTGATCGAGGCCGGCACGCACAAGGCCAGCGTCCGGGCCGGCGGCGGCGTCCGCCTCGATCTGCGCGTCGTCGTTCCCGACGAGTTCGGCAGCGCGCTCCAGTACTTCACGGGGAGCAAAGACCACAACGTCGCGCTGCGCAACTACGCGCTCGACCGGGATGTCAAGCTCAACGAGTACGGGGCGTTCGACATCTCCGAGGTCGGGGATCCCGACGCCGACCAGCGCGTCGGCGAGCGCATCGGCGGCACGACCGAGGAGAGCATGTACGAAGCTCTCGGCCTCCCCCGGATGCCGCCCGAGATCCGGCAGGGAACCGGCGAGATCGAAGCCGCCGCCGAGAACGACCTACCCGACCTCCTCGGCGAAGACGACGTGCGCGGCGACCTCCACACCCACTCCGACTGGTCCGACGGCGGCTATCAGATCGAGGAGATGATCGCGGCCGCCGCCGACGTTGGCCACGAGTACCTCGCGGTGACCGACCACGCCAGCGGCCCCGGCATCTTCGGCAACACCGGACTGGACGACGAGGAGCTATTGGAGCAGATCGACGCGGTCCGCGAGGTCGCCGCCGACCACGACATCGAGGTGCTGACCGGCGTCGAGACGAACGTCGACGCCGACGGCGAACTCTCGACGGGCGACGACGTGCTCGACGAACTCGATCTCGTCGTGGCCTCGCCACACAGCGCGCTCGACGCCGACGGCGACGCGGGGACCGACCGGCTGATCGCGGCCGTCGAGCACCCCGCGGTCGACGTGCTCGGCCATCCCCACGGGCGCCTGCTCAACCAGCGCTCGGGGTTGGACCTCGACGTTCCGGACCTCGCAGCCGCGGCGGCCGACGCCGACACCGCTCTCGAAGTGAACAGCAACCCCGCGCGGCTCGATCTGTGGGGCCGCCCCGTCAGAGCCGCCATCGAAGCGGGTGCGCCGATCGCTATCGACACCGACGCCCACAGCCCCGGCGAGTTCGAGCACGTTCGCTACGGCGTCCACACGGCCCGGCGCGGGTGGGCCGAACCGGCGGACGTGCTCAACGCGTGGTCGATCGACGATCTGCGCGAGTTCCTGCACTGA
- a CDS encoding DUF7139 domain-containing protein, which yields MTSLADVYEGHVGEVRNVRRLYLGTGLFLAGALVTVVGMLVATTGLAGLVGIEREFAPYRYGGLLAGLGVPAIFVGVSTVLPASVRLRAAAGIGASIAVLGVALFWYAYPDHWLDYGQELTAIVVGVYFIGVITTLGCLFVGIANFKERNAPGGTVSMQFTTEEGETRVVEVERSEIRDNGLGGVGMLGGTPDGNVETQTNRPNETRSATRSRSSRSNGSGTSTRGDRGRSSGNGGAFGTASSPASDGGATTADISFPLDEQSGDAAASNADRDLADRYCGNCEHFRYERSSDGMVPYCGYHDAAMDDMDACDQWEPNG from the coding sequence ATGACCAGCCTCGCTGACGTTTACGAAGGGCACGTCGGGGAGGTCCGGAACGTCCGACGGCTGTACCTCGGCACGGGCCTGTTTCTCGCAGGCGCGCTGGTGACCGTCGTGGGAATGCTCGTTGCGACGACCGGCCTCGCCGGACTGGTGGGGATCGAGAGGGAGTTCGCGCCGTACCGGTACGGCGGCCTGCTGGCCGGGCTCGGCGTCCCCGCGATCTTCGTCGGCGTCTCGACGGTGCTGCCCGCGAGCGTCCGCCTTCGGGCGGCCGCCGGCATCGGCGCGAGCATCGCGGTGCTGGGCGTCGCGCTGTTCTGGTACGCCTACCCCGACCACTGGCTCGACTACGGACAGGAGCTGACGGCGATCGTCGTCGGCGTCTACTTCATCGGCGTGATCACGACGCTTGGCTGCCTGTTCGTCGGCATCGCCAACTTCAAAGAGCGCAACGCGCCCGGCGGAACCGTCTCGATGCAGTTCACCACCGAGGAGGGCGAGACGCGCGTCGTCGAGGTCGAGCGCTCGGAGATCCGCGACAACGGCCTCGGCGGCGTCGGCATGCTCGGGGGGACGCCCGACGGCAACGTCGAAACCCAAACCAACCGACCGAACGAAACGCGATCCGCGACCCGCTCGCGGTCCAGCAGATCGAACGGATCGGGGACGAGCACGCGAGGCGACCGCGGTCGGTCGTCCGGAAACGGTGGCGCGTTCGGAACGGCGTCGAGTCCGGCGAGCGACGGCGGCGCGACCACCGCCGACATCTCGTTCCCGCTGGACGAGCAATCGGGCGACGCCGCGGCGTCGAACGCCGACCGCGATCTGGCAGACCGATACTGCGGCAACTGCGAGCACTTCCGGTACGAGCGCTCCAGCGACGGGATGGTACCCTACTGTGGCTACCACGACGCCGCCATGGACGACATGGACGCCTGCGACCAGTGGGAGCCAAACGGGTAG
- a CDS encoding DUF5788 family protein gives MKEYERKQLIERLDREGATVGAEIPERIEVQGEPVDLRQFVFEIKRRETIPSGERERVDQAKKNLRRERLQRRQQIEEGDISFEEGERLVRSIIGIDRALNGLENLGPTDLEREQQATEAADRKRWMSFLKQALGHEDASSGRLGGGAGRGRGR, from the coding sequence GTGAAAGAGTACGAGCGCAAGCAACTCATCGAGCGCCTCGACCGGGAGGGCGCGACGGTGGGCGCTGAGATCCCCGAGCGCATCGAGGTTCAGGGCGAGCCGGTCGATCTGCGGCAGTTCGTTTTCGAGATCAAGCGCCGCGAGACGATCCCGTCGGGCGAACGCGAGCGCGTCGATCAGGCGAAAAAGAACCTGCGCCGGGAGCGTCTCCAGCGCCGCCAGCAGATCGAGGAGGGCGACATCTCCTTCGAGGAGGGCGAGCGCCTCGTGCGCTCGATCATCGGCATCGACCGGGCGCTCAACGGGTTGGAGAATCTCGGCCCGACCGATCTCGAACGCGAGCAGCAGGCGACCGAGGCCGCCGACCGCAAGCGCTGGATGTCCTTTCTCAAGCAGGCGCTCGGCCACGAAGACGCCAGTTCCGGACGGCTCGGCGGCGGCGCCGGACGGGGGCGAGGACGGTGA
- a CDS encoding pyridoxal phosphate-dependent aminotransferase: MEYERPLFFRVMQYAARADRDVVGMVSGNPDWEPPAALREGLAEYAEADIEAFQYPPSEGLTKLRAEIAQRRGVDIEQVVVTNGAGEANYLAMAAALDRNSGDELLLTDPVYPYYPGKTELLGGTERYVPVAEDGQLDPATVREHASEDTAAILVNTPNNPTGAVYDEATMRELVAIAEDNDALLLSDEVYDHFDYSGRFASALGVDSEHRIVTNSFSKSMAITGFRVGYAVFPEALVDDAKTRHMLVNVAGSQPAQRAVLTALQETGPDYYADNRDLMAERVETFTAALDDAGAEYTTPDGGFYVLARFDDFPGTLDNVERLIDEAGVAGMPGDAFGSAREDWLRFALVTPRVEEAADRLAEYFR; this comes from the coding sequence ATGGAATACGAGCGCCCGCTGTTCTTCCGCGTCATGCAGTACGCGGCCCGGGCCGACAGGGATGTCGTCGGCATGGTCAGTGGCAACCCCGACTGGGAGCCGCCAGCCGCGCTCCGCGAAGGGCTCGCTGAGTATGCCGAAGCAGACATCGAGGCGTTCCAGTACCCGCCCAGCGAGGGGCTGACGAAGCTCCGCGCCGAGATCGCACAGCGCCGGGGCGTCGACATCGAGCAGGTCGTCGTGACCAACGGCGCGGGCGAGGCGAACTATCTGGCCATGGCCGCTGCGCTGGATCGGAACTCGGGCGACGAACTCCTCCTGACCGATCCCGTCTACCCGTACTACCCAGGCAAGACCGAACTGCTCGGCGGGACCGAACGATACGTTCCCGTCGCCGAGGACGGCCAACTCGATCCGGCCACCGTCAGAGAGCACGCGAGCGAGGACACCGCTGCGATTCTGGTGAACACGCCGAACAATCCGACCGGCGCCGTCTACGACGAGGCGACGATGCGCGAACTCGTCGCCATCGCCGAGGACAACGACGCCCTCTTGCTCAGCGACGAGGTGTACGACCACTTCGACTACTCCGGCCGGTTCGCCAGCGCGCTCGGCGTCGACTCCGAGCACCGGATCGTCACCAACTCTTTCTCGAAGTCGATGGCGATCACCGGCTTCCGCGTTGGCTATGCCGTCTTCCCCGAGGCACTGGTCGACGACGCCAAGACTCGCCACATGCTCGTCAACGTTGCCGGGAGCCAGCCCGCCCAGCGCGCGGTCCTGACCGCGCTTCAGGAGACCGGTCCCGACTACTACGCCGACAACCGAGACCTGATGGCCGAGCGCGTCGAGACGTTCACCGCCGCGCTCGACGACGCCGGCGCGGAGTACACGACGCCAGACGGCGGCTTCTACGTGCTGGCGCGCTTCGATGACTTCCCGGGCACGCTCGACAACGTCGAGCGCCTGATCGACGAGGCCGGCGTCGCGGGGATGCCGGGCGACGCCTTCGGCTCGGCGCGCGAGGACTGGCTCCGATTCGCGCTGGTGACGCCGCGCGTCGAGGAAGCCGCGGATCGGTTGGCCGAGTATTTCCGGTAG
- a CDS encoding DUF47 domain-containing protein: MESHEAASAADPTRLRAFVESVRECVGQLPTLLSQYRGDDEAFEETVAEIDAIESQCDATVRSLRHSLVSGVDGATNAGTLQLLDDIDRIVSRTERFAKELAAIRPALPVSVAGTLLDMARATVEATEMLVGAIETRWLQTSPDDIGGQCQRVRTLERECDERKYELLERLFGDPRVDDPKLLKEFVTAFDEIPNAVEDAADRLLYVPRDGW, encoded by the coding sequence ATGGAATCGCACGAAGCGGCGTCGGCCGCGGACCCAACGCGACTGCGAGCGTTCGTCGAGTCCGTACGGGAGTGTGTGGGTCAGCTACCGACGCTGTTGAGCCAGTATCGCGGCGACGACGAAGCGTTCGAGGAGACGGTAGCAGAGATCGACGCCATCGAATCGCAGTGTGATGCGACGGTGCGCAGTCTGCGACACTCCCTCGTCAGCGGCGTCGACGGCGCCACGAACGCCGGGACGCTCCAGTTGCTCGACGACATCGACCGGATCGTCTCCCGGACCGAGCGCTTCGCCAAGGAACTCGCCGCAATCCGTCCGGCGCTTCCAGTGTCGGTCGCCGGCACGCTGTTGGATATGGCTCGAGCGACCGTCGAGGCGACCGAGATGCTCGTCGGCGCCATCGAAACGCGATGGCTGCAGACCTCTCCTGACGACATCGGCGGGCAGTGCCAGCGCGTCCGCACGCTCGAACGCGAGTGCGACGAGCGCAAGTACGAACTGCTCGAACGACTGTTCGGCGACCCTCGCGTCGACGATCCGAAGCTGCTCAAGGAGTTCGTGACGGCGTTCGACGAGATTCCCAACGCCGTCGAGGACGCCGCCGATCGGTTGCTGTACGTGCCCCGGGATGGTTGGTAA
- a CDS encoding DUF5789 family protein — protein MSDDADEEEDAPAVELGERTPVEGAPLARVASRLEWPIQKSEIVRKEGEVTIRTPEGPQELGDVLDDVETTYFSRRQDFVADVEDVVGTGPVQTS, from the coding sequence ATGTCAGACGACGCCGACGAAGAGGAGGACGCTCCCGCCGTCGAACTGGGCGAGCGCACGCCGGTCGAGGGCGCGCCGCTCGCGCGGGTCGCCTCGCGCCTCGAGTGGCCGATCCAGAAGAGCGAGATCGTCCGCAAGGAAGGCGAGGTCACGATCCGAACGCCCGAAGGCCCTCAAGAACTCGGGGACGTGCTCGACGATGTCGAGACGACGTACTTCTCGCGCCGGCAGGACTTCGTCGCCGATGTCGAGGATGTCGTCGGTACCGGCCCCGTCCAGACGAGCTGA
- a CDS encoding rhomboid family intramembrane serine protease, with translation MATCELCGREENMPYNCSQCGGTFCSEHRLPENHDCPGLNQWNDPDGVFDSGFDDSVQNEGGGSKSLLRRLGIDTGPGGPLGYFRGNMTYVFLVLMWLTFLAQLVAEATLNVSRYWPAVFTVNTFHIEYVWTWVISVFAHGGFGHIAVNSIIIYFFGRLVEDYIGSRDFTLLFLVSGVLAGLGQTLIALALGEPSLGLGASGAALALMGVLTVLNPDLKVYIWMILPVPIWLLTVFYAGYSVLGIGAGIAPGVGHLAHLIGLAIGLLYGNHVKNEIRTPNQIQMGGGRGPGGPGGPGGPGRGRF, from the coding sequence ATGGCGACGTGTGAACTGTGTGGGCGCGAGGAGAACATGCCGTACAACTGCAGCCAGTGTGGCGGCACGTTCTGCTCCGAACACCGGCTGCCGGAGAACCACGACTGTCCGGGCCTGAACCAGTGGAACGACCCGGACGGCGTCTTCGACAGCGGCTTCGACGACAGCGTTCAGAACGAGGGCGGAGGTTCAAAGAGCCTGCTGCGGCGACTCGGCATCGACACCGGCCCCGGCGGGCCGCTCGGCTACTTCCGCGGGAACATGACCTACGTGTTCCTCGTGTTGATGTGGCTGACGTTTCTGGCGCAGTTGGTTGCAGAGGCGACGTTGAACGTCTCCAGATACTGGCCGGCTGTGTTCACTGTGAACACGTTCCACATCGAGTACGTCTGGACGTGGGTGATTTCCGTGTTCGCACACGGCGGCTTCGGCCACATCGCGGTCAACAGCATCATCATCTACTTCTTCGGCCGCTTGGTCGAGGACTACATCGGCTCCCGGGACTTCACGCTGCTGTTCCTCGTCAGCGGCGTCCTCGCGGGACTTGGACAGACCCTCATCGCGCTTGCGCTGGGTGAGCCTTCGCTCGGACTCGGCGCCAGCGGGGCCGCCCTCGCGTTGATGGGTGTCCTAACCGTTCTGAATCCGGACCTGAAGGTGTACATCTGGATGATTCTCCCGGTCCCAATCTGGCTGCTCACGGTGTTTTACGCCGGATACTCGGTGCTGGGGATCGGCGCGGGGATCGCCCCCGGCGTCGGCCACCTCGCCCACCTGATCGGCCTCGCAATCGGCCTGCTGTACGGCAACCACGTCAAAAACGAGATCCGGACGCCGAACCAGATACAGATGGGCGGCGGGCGCGGGCCGGGCGGTCCCGGCGGCCCCGGCGGTCCCGGACGCGGCCGATTCTGA